From the Blattabacterium cuenoti genome, one window contains:
- a CDS encoding acetyl-CoA carboxylase carboxyltransferase subunit alpha, producing MEYLDFEKPIQEIHDQYVNCTLIEKRSGISMKNICIQLQYKLEETIKKLHRNLTPWQRVQLSRHPNRPYTLDYIYSITEKNSFIELHGDRFFGDDKAIVGGFGRIENVTFMLIGTQKGKNTKDRQYRRFGMPNPEGYRKALRLMKLAEKFGKPIVTFIDTPGAYPGIEAEERGQGEAIGKNIYEMMSLRVPIIVLIIGEGASGGALGLGIGDCVSMMENSWYSVISPESCSTILWGNWEKKEKAAKSLKLTAEDMYKLNLIDDIIKEPLGGAHFCPKDAFKLVKKKIMKYYKKLYEINDIDDIVRKRKNKYVSIGFFGE from the coding sequence ATGGAATATTTGGATTTTGAAAAACCTATACAAGAAATTCATGATCAATATGTTAATTGTACTTTAATAGAAAAAAGAAGTGGTATAAGTATGAAAAATATTTGTATTCAATTACAATATAAATTAGAAGAAACTATAAAAAAATTGCATAGGAATCTGACCCCATGGCAAAGAGTTCAATTATCTAGACATCCAAATAGACCTTATACTTTGGATTATATATATTCTATAACAGAAAAAAATTCGTTTATAGAATTACATGGTGATCGTTTTTTTGGAGATGATAAAGCAATTGTAGGTGGTTTTGGTAGAATAGAAAATGTTACATTTATGTTAATAGGGACTCAAAAGGGAAAAAATACAAAAGATAGACAGTACAGAAGATTTGGAATGCCTAATCCTGAAGGATATAGAAAAGCTTTGAGATTAATGAAATTAGCTGAAAAATTTGGTAAACCAATTGTTACTTTTATAGATACTCCTGGGGCATATCCAGGAATAGAAGCAGAAGAGAGAGGTCAGGGGGAAGCGATTGGAAAAAATATATATGAAATGATGTCTTTAAGAGTTCCTATTATTGTTTTAATTATTGGAGAAGGTGCTAGTGGAGGGGCTTTGGGTCTTGGAATAGGAGATTGTGTTTCAATGATGGAAAATTCTTGGTATTCTGTTATTTCTCCAGAAAGTTGTTCCACAATACTTTGGGGAAATTGGGAAAAAAAAGAAAAAGCAGCAAAATCATTGAAATTAACTGCAGAAGATATGTATAAATTGAATCTTATAGATGACATTATAAAAGAGCCATTAGGAGGGGCACATTTTTGTCCAAAAGATGCATTTAAATTAGTAAAAAAAAAAATAATGAAATATTATAAAAAATTATATGAAATAAATGATATAGATGATATAGTTAGAAAAAGAAAGAATAAATATGTTTCCATAGGTTTTTTTGGTGAATAA
- a CDS encoding succinate dehydrogenase/fumarate reductase iron-sulfur subunit, producing the protein MKKLLKFKLKIWRQENSEKIGKFKTYLVNNISPDSSFLEMLDLLNDKIIRNKKETPISFDHDCREGICGMCSLYINGRAHGPENLVTTCQLHMRSFSNDNIIYVEPWRAKSFPIIKDLIVDRTSFDRIIMSGGYISVNTFGKTIDGNIIPIAKNIAEKSFDAATCIGCGACVASCKNRSAMLFVSAKIAQLSFLPQGKIERRKRVINMVNKMDEEGFGTCTNTKVCEVECPKGISTKYISIMNNEYVNAFIF; encoded by the coding sequence ATGAAAAAACTGTTAAAGTTTAAGTTAAAAATTTGGAGGCAAGAAAACAGTGAAAAAATTGGTAAGTTTAAAACTTACTTAGTTAATAATATATCTCCTGATAGTTCATTTTTAGAAATGTTGGATTTATTAAATGACAAAATTATACGTAATAAAAAAGAAACACCTATATCATTTGATCATGATTGTAGGGAAGGTATTTGTGGAATGTGTTCTTTGTATATAAATGGTAGGGCTCATGGGCCAGAAAATTTAGTTACTACATGTCAATTACATATGAGAAGTTTTAGTAATGATAATATTATATATGTAGAACCTTGGAGAGCAAAGTCATTTCCTATTATTAAAGATCTTATTGTAGATAGAACATCATTTGACCGAATAATAATGTCAGGAGGATACATTTCTGTAAATACATTTGGAAAAACTATAGATGGGAATATAATTCCTATTGCTAAAAATATAGCTGAAAAATCTTTTGATGCGGCTACATGTATTGGATGTGGAGCTTGTGTTGCTTCATGTAAAAATAGATCTGCTATGTTATTTGTTTCTGCAAAAATAGCACAATTATCTTTTTTACCTCAAGGAAAAATAGAAAGGCGTAAAAGAGTAATTAATATGGTTAATAAAATGGATGAAGAAGGATTTGGTACTTGTACTAATACTAAAGTTTGTGAAGTAGAATGTCCAAAAGGAATATCTACAAAATATATTTCTATTATGAATAATGAATATGTTAATGCATTTATTTTTTAA
- a CDS encoding fumarate reductase/succinate dehydrogenase flavoprotein subunit, whose translation MNINTLNLNSKVPKGPIMDKWRNHKSTLKLVSPNNRNNIEIIVIGTGLSGGSASATLSELGYKIKAFFYQDSPRRAHSVAAQGGINAAKNYKGDNDSVYQLFKDTIKGGDYRSREENVYRLSEISSNIIDQCVAQGVPFARDYSGYLETRSFGGTKVSRTFYAKGQTGQQLLLACYSAMSRQIVKGRIQIFNRHEMLDLVVLDGFARGIIARNLITGEIEKHSAHAVVIASGGYGNVFFLSTNAMGSNASAIWKVHKKGGLFANPCFTQIHPTCIPIHGNYQSKLTLMSESLRNDGRIWVPKKLEDATLIRNSKKNPEDIEEKDRDYFLERRYPSFGNLVPRDVASRAAKERCDKGFGIENNETKEGVFLDFSNSINKYGIEKYKEFGKYDPTIIEIQKLGKKVIESKYGNLFHMYERITDNNPYNTPMKIYPAVHYTMGGLWVDYNLMSSIPGCFVIGEANFSDHGANRLGASALMQGLADGNFILPYTIADYISKYFIGKKEKYNDILQSKEFFYTEKIVKDTLKKIIHNNGKTPVDFFHKELGKIMWEYVGMSRNNNGLLKSIKYIREIRNEFWKDVYVPKSIGNGLNTELEKAIRVADYLEIGELMAMDALNRKESCGSHFREEYKTIDGEALRDDDNYKYVSTWKYIDNKSIKDEILYKEDLIYTFAKVQSRTYK comes from the coding sequence ATGAATATAAATACTTTAAATTTGAATTCAAAAGTTCCAAAAGGTCCAATAATGGATAAATGGAGGAATCATAAATCTACTTTAAAATTAGTATCACCTAATAACAGAAATAATATAGAAATAATAGTAATTGGGACTGGTTTATCTGGAGGATCCGCATCTGCTACTTTATCTGAATTAGGATATAAAATAAAAGCATTTTTTTATCAAGATTCTCCTAGAAGAGCCCATTCTGTAGCAGCACAAGGAGGAATAAATGCTGCTAAAAATTACAAAGGAGATAATGATTCTGTTTATCAACTTTTTAAAGATACAATAAAAGGAGGTGATTATAGATCAAGAGAAGAAAATGTTTATCGTTTATCAGAAATATCTTCTAATATTATTGATCAATGTGTAGCTCAAGGGGTTCCATTTGCTAGAGATTATTCTGGATATTTAGAGACAAGATCTTTTGGTGGGACAAAAGTATCTAGAACTTTTTATGCTAAAGGGCAAACTGGGCAACAACTTTTATTAGCTTGTTATTCTGCTATGTCTAGACAAATAGTAAAAGGAAGAATACAAATTTTTAATCGTCATGAAATGTTGGATTTAGTTGTTTTAGATGGATTTGCTCGTGGAATTATTGCTAGAAATCTAATAACTGGAGAAATAGAAAAACATTCAGCTCATGCTGTAGTTATAGCATCTGGAGGATATGGAAATGTATTTTTTTTATCTACTAATGCAATGGGATCTAATGCTAGTGCTATATGGAAAGTACATAAAAAAGGTGGGCTTTTCGCAAATCCTTGTTTTACTCAAATACATCCTACTTGTATACCAATACATGGAAATTATCAGTCTAAATTAACATTAATGTCTGAATCATTGAGAAATGATGGTAGAATATGGGTTCCTAAGAAATTAGAAGATGCTACACTTATAAGAAATAGTAAAAAAAATCCTGAAGATATTGAAGAAAAAGATAGAGATTATTTTTTAGAAAGACGTTATCCTTCATTTGGAAATCTTGTTCCTAGAGACGTAGCATCTAGAGCTGCAAAAGAACGTTGTGATAAAGGTTTTGGAATAGAGAATAATGAAACTAAAGAAGGAGTATTTTTAGATTTTTCAAATTCAATAAATAAGTATGGTATTGAAAAATATAAAGAATTTGGAAAATATGATCCAACTATAATAGAAATACAAAAACTAGGAAAAAAAGTAATAGAATCTAAATATGGAAATTTATTTCATATGTATGAAAGAATAACAGATAACAATCCATATAATACTCCAATGAAAATTTATCCTGCAGTTCACTATACAATGGGGGGGTTATGGGTCGATTATAATTTAATGTCTTCTATTCCTGGTTGTTTTGTAATAGGAGAAGCTAATTTTTCAGATCATGGAGCAAATAGATTAGGAGCTTCAGCGTTAATGCAAGGATTAGCAGATGGAAATTTTATTTTACCATATACCATAGCTGATTATATATCTAAATATTTCATAGGAAAAAAAGAAAAATATAATGATATATTACAGAGTAAAGAGTTTTTTTATACTGAAAAAATTGTAAAAGATACTTTAAAAAAAATTATTCACAATAATGGAAAAACTCCTGTAGATTTTTTTCATAAAGAACTTGGAAAAATAATGTGGGAATATGTAGGAATGAGCAGAAATAATAATGGATTATTGAAATCTATAAAATATATAAGAGAAATTCGTAATGAATTTTGGAAAGATGTATATGTTCCAAAAAGTATTGGAAATGGATTAAATACTGAGCTTGAAAAGGCTATTAGGGTCGCAGATTACTTAGAAATTGGAGAATTGATGGCAATGGATGCATTGAATAGAAAAGAATCTTGTGGTAGTCATTTTAGAGAAGAATATAAAACTATAGATGGAGAAGCACTACGTGACGATGATAATTATAAATATGTTTCTACATGGAAATACATTGATAATAAATCTATTAAAGATGAAATACTTTATAAAGAAGATTTGATTTATACTTTTGCAAAAGTACAATCACGTACATATAAATAG
- a CDS encoding succinate dehydrogenase cytochrome b subunit produces the protein MKFCNFFLSSIGKKVVMATTGMFLMVFLLLHLTVNIFLFYGEKAFNDAVLFMRSNIIIKILEYVLVIGFLIHIIMGIKLHFQNKNITVGYDYEIYSPYFLTSFSSRSMIYTGILILCFLILHLINFMIPMKYYTYSKISDYYLVVKLFKNPVYTTIYVLSFIILGIHLNHGFQSSFKSLGISSNNNRIIWIQRLGFIYFFIICSGFSIIAIWFFLNGN, from the coding sequence GTGAAATTTTGTAATTTTTTTCTATCTTCTATTGGAAAAAAGGTTGTAATGGCTACTACTGGAATGTTTTTGATGGTTTTTTTGCTATTGCATTTGACTGTTAATATTTTTCTTTTTTATGGAGAAAAGGCATTTAATGATGCTGTTCTTTTTATGAGAAGTAATATTATTATTAAAATATTAGAATATGTTTTGGTAATTGGGTTTTTAATACATATTATAATGGGTATTAAATTACATTTTCAAAACAAAAATATAACAGTAGGATATGACTACGAAATATATTCACCTTATTTTCTAACTTCATTTAGTAGTAGGAGTATGATATATACAGGTATTTTAATTTTATGTTTTTTAATATTGCATTTAATAAACTTTATGATCCCTATGAAATATTATACATACAGTAAAATATCAGATTATTATTTAGTTGTTAAATTGTTTAAAAATCCTGTATACACAACTATTTATGTATTATCTTTTATTATTTTAGGGATTCATCTAAATCATGGATTTCAATCTTCTTTTAAATCTTTAGGTATTTCTAGTAATAATAATAGGATTATTTGGATACAGAGATTAGGGTTTATTTATTTTTTCATAATATGTTCTGGATTTTCAATAATCGCTATATGGTTTTTTTTAAATGGAAATTAA
- a CDS encoding cysteine desulfurase family protein: MKRVYLDNAATTPVKNEVLKAMIDTLKYSFGNPSSIQHSYGRESRSIIEESRISIANNIHASPSEILFTSGGTEGNNLVLRSSISDLKIKHIITSKLEHISVLRTVTYLSSNNIGISVHFINFNEKGVHDIDHLEYLLKKYSSKKTLVSLMYANNEIGNILEIDKVIPICKKYGAYFHSDAVQFIGNFPVNMKKMLFDFLTASAHKFYGPKGIGFVFIRKNILNKIKYFITGGQQEYGIRSGTENTYGIVGISEALKLSYKESFNHIDKMKKLKSYCILELKKIIPNVIFNGLSYNLYKSIPTILNFLYPIDKIDNLLYFRLDLMGISVSKGSSCDNSGDNSNKGISHVIKSITSENFLKKMMPIRISFGFFNKMKDVDLLIQSLQEIKKNIVI; the protein is encoded by the coding sequence ATGAAACGTGTATATTTAGATAATGCAGCAACAACACCTGTTAAAAATGAAGTGTTAAAAGCTATGATTGATACTTTAAAATATTCATTTGGGAACCCATCTTCTATTCAACATAGTTATGGTAGAGAATCACGTTCTATAATAGAAGAATCTAGAATTTCTATAGCTAATAATATACATGCATCTCCTTCTGAGATACTATTTACATCTGGTGGAACTGAAGGAAATAATTTAGTATTAAGATCTTCTATTTCTGATTTAAAAATTAAACATATTATAACTTCTAAGTTGGAACATATATCTGTTTTGAGAACAGTTACTTATTTATCTAGTAATAATATAGGAATTTCTGTTCATTTTATTAATTTTAATGAAAAGGGGGTTCATGATATAGATCATTTAGAATATCTATTAAAAAAATATTCTTCTAAAAAAACTCTTGTAAGTTTAATGTATGCTAATAATGAGATAGGAAATATACTAGAAATAGATAAAGTAATTCCTATATGTAAAAAATATGGGGCATATTTTCATTCAGATGCAGTACAGTTTATTGGAAATTTTCCAGTAAATATGAAAAAAATGTTGTTTGATTTTTTAACTGCAAGTGCACACAAATTTTATGGCCCAAAGGGAATAGGTTTTGTATTTATAAGAAAAAACATTTTAAATAAGATAAAATATTTTATTACTGGTGGGCAACAAGAATATGGCATTCGTTCTGGTACTGAAAATACATATGGAATAGTTGGTATTTCAGAAGCTTTGAAACTATCTTACAAAGAGTCTTTTAATCATATAGATAAAATGAAAAAATTGAAAAGTTATTGCATTTTAGAATTGAAAAAAATAATTCCTAATGTTATTTTTAATGGACTATCTTATAATCTTTATAAAAGTATTCCTACTATATTAAATTTTTTGTATCCAATAGATAAAATAGATAATTTATTATATTTTCGTTTAGATTTAATGGGTATATCTGTTTCTAAAGGTAGTTCTTGTGATAATAGTGGAGACAATAGTAATAAAGGTATTTCTCATGTTATTAAATCTATTACAAGTGAAAATTTTTTAAAAAAAATGATGCCTATTAGAATTTCATTTGGATTTTTCAATAAAATGAAAGATGTAGATCTATTGATACAATCTTTACAAGAAATAAAGAAAAATATAGTAATTTAA
- the rny gene encoding ribonuclease Y, producing the protein MKINVGISIFMGVVIGIIVCYLFGKKTILKKYIQLLKIANLQAKKIVKNAEKIGEVIKRKKMIQAKKKYICIKLKHEKFIRIKEKKIISIEKKIKEKENFLSKKVETFFKKNHFLELKINDYENQYKILKRKRSELRNIYIKKINNLENLSHFSSEKAKKELVNIFKDKVKNQAQSYINDIINESQLTAKKKAKKILIQAIQKIGIEQVIENSVSIFNIDSEEVKGRIIGKEGRNIKALEKATGVEIIVDDTPESILLSCFNPIRREIARLSLHRLVIDGRIHPAKIEEIVEKTEKKIEKEILEIGKKNIVDLGIRNIHPELIKLIGKMKYRSSYGQNLLQHSREVARLSSILAAELGLNVKFAKRAGLLHDIGKIPEEISDIPHAILGMQWAKKYGEDIEVCNAIGSHHDEIEMSVLISPIVQISDSISGARPGIRKNSFESYSKRLKNLEDIAFSFYGVNKAFAIQAGRELRVLVESNKIDDTRAFQLSCDITKKIKNEMTYPGQIKVTVIRETRAIQIAR; encoded by the coding sequence ATGAAAATAAATGTTGGAATTTCGATTTTCATGGGGGTCGTAATTGGAATTATTGTATGTTATCTTTTTGGAAAAAAAACAATATTAAAAAAATATATTCAACTATTGAAAATTGCTAACTTACAAGCAAAAAAAATAGTTAAAAATGCTGAAAAAATAGGTGAAGTTATAAAAAGAAAAAAAATGATTCAAGCAAAAAAAAAATATATATGTATTAAATTAAAACATGAAAAATTTATACGTATTAAAGAAAAAAAAATAATTAGCATAGAAAAAAAAATAAAAGAAAAAGAAAACTTTTTATCCAAAAAAGTAGAAACTTTTTTTAAAAAAAATCATTTTTTAGAATTAAAAATAAATGACTATGAAAATCAATATAAAATTCTTAAAAGAAAACGTAGTGAATTACGTAATATATACATTAAAAAAATAAATAATCTTGAAAATTTATCTCATTTTTCTTCAGAAAAAGCAAAAAAAGAATTAGTAAATATTTTTAAAGATAAAGTAAAAAATCAAGCACAATCTTATATTAATGATATTATAAATGAAAGTCAGTTAACTGCAAAAAAAAAAGCTAAAAAAATTCTCATACAAGCAATACAAAAAATAGGAATTGAACAAGTTATTGAGAATTCTGTTTCAATTTTCAATATTGATTCAGAAGAAGTAAAAGGACGTATTATTGGAAAAGAAGGAAGAAATATAAAGGCTCTAGAAAAAGCTACTGGAGTAGAAATTATTGTAGATGATACACCAGAATCTATTTTGTTATCCTGTTTTAATCCTATACGTAGAGAAATAGCTAGATTATCTCTTCATAGACTAGTAATAGATGGGAGAATACATCCTGCAAAAATAGAAGAAATAGTAGAAAAAACAGAAAAGAAAATTGAAAAAGAAATACTAGAAATAGGAAAAAAAAATATAGTAGATTTAGGAATTCGTAATATACATCCAGAACTAATAAAATTAATAGGAAAAATGAAATATCGTTCATCTTATGGACAAAATCTATTGCAACATTCTAGAGAAGTTGCTAGATTATCATCTATTTTAGCTGCTGAATTAGGTTTAAATGTAAAATTTGCAAAACGTGCTGGATTATTGCATGATATAGGAAAAATTCCTGAAGAAATATCAGATATTCCTCATGCTATATTAGGAATGCAATGGGCAAAAAAATATGGAGAGGACATTGAAGTTTGCAATGCGATAGGATCTCATCACGATGAAATAGAAATGAGTGTATTAATTTCTCCTATAGTACAAATATCAGATTCTATTAGTGGAGCAAGACCAGGAATTAGAAAAAATTCATTTGAATCTTATTCAAAAAGATTAAAAAATTTAGAAGATATAGCTTTCAGTTTTTATGGTGTTAATAAAGCCTTTGCTATCCAAGCTGGAAGAGAATTAAGAGTTTTAGTAGAAAGTAATAAAATTGATGACACAAGAGCATTTCAATTATCTTGTGATATAACAAAAAAAATAAAAAACGAAATGACCTATCCAGGACAAATTAAAGTAACTGTAATTAGAGAAACTAGAGCTATACAAATAGCTAGATAA